The following proteins are encoded in a genomic region of Chryseobacterium cucumeris:
- a CDS encoding DUF3467 domain-containing protein, translating to MDNNQNPQDGNINIELNEMVAAGIYANLALVNHSPSEFVVDFIQLMPGVQQAKVRSRVILAPLHAKRVLNALQQNIANYEQQFGEIKEVEPFVLGGNNVQA from the coding sequence ATGGACAACAATCAAAATCCACAAGACGGAAACATCAACATCGAATTAAACGAAATGGTAGCGGCTGGTATCTATGCTAACCTTGCATTGGTAAACCACTCCCCATCTGAATTTGTAGTAGACTTTATTCAGTTGATGCCAGGTGTTCAGCAGGCTAAAGTAAGATCAAGAGTAATTCTTGCTCCACTTCACGCTAAAAGAGTATTAAATGCTCTTCAACAGAACATCGCTAACTACGAGCAGCAGTTCGGAGAAATCAAAGAAGTTGAGCCTTTCGTATTAGGAGGAAACAACGTTCAAGCGTAA
- the rpoC gene encoding DNA-directed RNA polymerase subunit beta' — protein sequence MSNKNKSSRFNKITIGLASPESILQDSRGEVLKPETINYRTHKPERDGLFCEKIFGPVKDYECACGKYKRIRYKGIVCDRCGVEVTEKKVRRERIGHINLVVPIAHIWYFRSLPNKIGYLLGIPSKKLDMIIYYERYVVIQQGIAKKLDGSDFENMEFLTEEEYLDIMETLPVENQYLDDSDPNKFIARMGAEAVEDLLKRIDLDALSFDLRHKAHNEGSKQRRTEALKRLNVVEALRGANTRMINRPEWMIMRVLPVIPPELRPLVPLDGGRFATSDLNDLYRRVIIRNNRLKRLLEIKAPEVILRNEKRMLQESVDSLFDNTRKSSAVKSESNRPLKSLSDSLKGKQGRFRQNLLGKRVDYSARSVIVVGPNLQLHECGIPKDMAAELYKPFIIRKLIERGIVKTVKSAKRIIDRKEPVVYDILENVMKGHPVLLNRAPTLHRLGIQAFQPKMIEGKAIQLHPLVTTAFNADFDGDQMAVHLPLGPEAILEAQLLMLGSQNILNPANGSPITVPSQDMVLGLYFMTKELSSTETMKVKGEGLAFYSPEEAEIAYAEGRVSLNAKVRCRLPIKEDGQIVTRLIETSVGRILFNQIVPKQVGYINELLTKKSLRNVIGKILADTDFPTTVKFLDAMKDLGYSNAFKGGLSFSLGDIVVPVEKKQMIAQSIETVDEIRANYNMGLITDTERYNQVIDVWTNTNAGLTEMIMSRMKTDQGGFNSVYMMLDSGARGSKEQIRQLSGMRGLMAKPQKAGSTGAEIIENPILANFKEGLSILEYFISTHGARKGLADTALKTADAGYLTRRLVDVAQDVIVTEDDCGTLRGTEVTALKKNDEIVERISERILGRVSLHNIYDPETDELIASADQVIIESLAKRIEEAGLEAVEVRSPLTCEAKKGICAKCYGRNLATGKVIHMGEAVGVIAAQSIGEPGTQLTLRTFHQGGTAGNVSENPSIVARRDGIVEMDEVRTITSEDENGNTAEVVVSRSTEFRLVADNESRTPLMVANVPYGSILSVKPGDKVKKGDTICRWDPYNAVIIAETSGKVEYEDIIQGISFQLEIDEQTGFEEKVISESRNKKAVPTLKVVDSKGVEQKAYNLPVGAHLMVNDGEKIKAGKVLIKIPRKSAKAGDITGGLPRVTELFEARNPSNPAVVTEIDGVVSYGKIKRGNRELIVEAKTGERKIYLVKLSNQILVQENDFVRAGSPLSDGSITPEDILRIKGPTAVQEYLVNEIQEVYRLQGVKIDDKHFEIIVRQMMTKVSIVDGGDTQFLEGALEHKYDFLEENNRVFGLKVVVDAGDSKEFKPGQMITARELRDENSKLKREDLALVEVREALPATATPVLQGITRAALQTKSFMSAASFQETTKVLNEAAVAGKIDDLNGLKENVIVGHRIPAGTGLKEYQNVIVGSKKEFEDLN from the coding sequence ATGTCAAATAAAAATAAATCAAGTAGATTTAATAAAATAACCATCGGTTTAGCTTCACCGGAGTCTATTTTACAAGACTCAAGAGGGGAGGTTTTAAAACCGGAAACTATTAACTACAGAACTCACAAGCCTGAAAGAGACGGGCTATTTTGTGAGAAAATCTTTGGTCCTGTAAAGGATTACGAATGTGCTTGTGGTAAATACAAGAGAATTCGTTACAAAGGGATCGTTTGTGACCGTTGTGGAGTAGAAGTTACTGAGAAAAAAGTAAGAAGAGAGAGAATCGGGCACATCAACCTTGTAGTTCCAATTGCACACATCTGGTATTTCCGTTCATTACCAAACAAAATCGGATACCTTTTAGGAATTCCTTCTAAGAAATTAGATATGATCATCTACTACGAAAGATATGTGGTGATCCAGCAGGGTATTGCTAAAAAATTAGACGGTTCTGATTTTGAAAATATGGAATTCCTTACAGAAGAAGAGTACCTTGATATCATGGAAACTCTTCCTGTAGAAAACCAGTATCTTGATGATTCTGATCCAAACAAATTCATCGCCAGAATGGGTGCTGAAGCTGTGGAAGATCTTTTAAAAAGAATCGATCTTGATGCATTGTCTTTCGACTTGAGACACAAAGCTCACAACGAAGGTTCAAAACAAAGAAGAACTGAAGCTCTTAAGAGATTGAACGTGGTAGAAGCATTGAGAGGTGCTAATACAAGAATGATCAACAGACCAGAGTGGATGATCATGCGTGTGCTTCCTGTTATCCCGCCAGAACTAAGACCATTGGTTCCATTGGATGGAGGACGTTTCGCAACTTCTGACCTGAATGACCTTTACAGAAGAGTTATCATCAGAAATAACCGTTTGAAGAGATTATTGGAGATCAAAGCTCCTGAAGTAATCTTGAGAAACGAGAAGCGTATGCTTCAGGAATCTGTAGATTCATTATTCGATAACACAAGAAAATCTTCTGCAGTAAAATCTGAGTCAAACAGACCATTGAAATCACTTTCTGATTCATTGAAAGGTAAGCAAGGTCGTTTCCGTCAGAACTTACTAGGGAAAAGGGTTGACTACTCTGCGCGTTCGGTAATTGTTGTAGGTCCAAACTTACAGCTTCACGAATGTGGTATTCCTAAAGATATGGCAGCTGAACTTTACAAACCGTTCATCATCAGAAAGCTGATTGAAAGAGGAATTGTAAAAACAGTAAAATCTGCAAAGAGAATTATCGACAGAAAAGAACCGGTAGTTTATGATATCCTTGAAAACGTGATGAAAGGTCACCCTGTTCTATTGAACAGAGCACCTACGCTTCACAGACTGGGTATTCAGGCTTTCCAACCTAAGATGATCGAAGGTAAGGCAATCCAGCTACACCCGTTAGTAACTACGGCCTTCAACGCCGATTTCGATGGTGACCAGATGGCGGTACACTTACCGTTAGGACCAGAAGCGATCCTTGAAGCTCAGTTATTGATGTTAGGTTCTCAAAACATCCTGAACCCTGCAAACGGTTCTCCAATTACAGTACCATCTCAGGACATGGTTCTTGGTCTTTATTTCATGACTAAAGAATTAAGCTCTACAGAGACGATGAAAGTAAAAGGAGAAGGTCTTGCATTCTATTCTCCTGAAGAAGCGGAAATCGCTTATGCTGAAGGTAGAGTATCTTTAAATGCTAAAGTAAGATGTAGACTACCAATTAAAGAAGACGGACAAATCGTAACAAGATTGATCGAAACTTCTGTAGGTAGAATCCTGTTCAACCAGATTGTACCTAAGCAGGTAGGATATATCAATGAACTTCTGACTAAGAAATCATTGAGAAACGTTATCGGTAAGATCCTTGCTGATACAGATTTCCCTACAACTGTGAAGTTCCTTGATGCAATGAAAGACTTAGGGTATTCAAACGCATTCAAAGGAGGTCTTTCTTTCTCACTTGGGGATATCGTAGTTCCTGTTGAGAAAAAACAGATGATTGCACAATCAATTGAAACTGTAGACGAAATTAGAGCCAACTATAACATGGGTCTGATTACCGATACAGAACGTTATAACCAGGTAATCGACGTTTGGACAAATACCAACGCCGGATTAACTGAAATGATCATGAGCAGAATGAAAACTGACCAAGGTGGTTTCAACTCTGTATACATGATGCTTGACTCTGGAGCGAGGGGTTCTAAAGAACAGATCCGTCAGTTATCAGGGATGAGAGGTTTGATGGCAAAACCGCAGAAAGCCGGTTCTACCGGAGCGGAGATCATTGAAAACCCGATCCTTGCCAACTTTAAGGAAGGTCTTTCGATTCTAGAGTACTTTATCTCTACCCACGGTGCCCGTAAAGGTCTTGCGGATACCGCTCTTAAGACAGCCGATGCCGGTTACTTAACGAGAAGATTGGTAGACGTTGCACAGGACGTTATCGTTACAGAAGACGACTGTGGAACTCTAAGAGGTACAGAAGTTACTGCACTTAAGAAAAATGACGAGATCGTTGAAAGAATCTCTGAAAGAATCTTAGGTAGAGTATCTCTTCATAATATTTACGATCCTGAAACTGACGAGCTTATCGCAAGTGCAGATCAGGTGATCATTGAATCTTTGGCGAAAAGAATCGAAGAAGCTGGATTAGAAGCTGTGGAGGTTCGTTCACCATTAACTTGTGAAGCTAAGAAAGGTATCTGTGCGAAATGTTACGGTAGAAACTTGGCAACAGGTAAAGTGATTCACATGGGTGAAGCGGTAGGTGTAATTGCAGCACAATCCATTGGGGAACCAGGTACTCAGCTTACGTTGAGAACCTTCCACCAGGGGGGTACTGCAGGTAACGTATCAGAAAACCCATCTATCGTTGCAAGAAGAGATGGTATCGTAGAAATGGATGAAGTAAGAACAATTACTTCTGAAGATGAAAACGGTAATACAGCTGAGGTTGTGGTTTCCCGTTCAACAGAATTCAGATTAGTTGCTGATAATGAGTCCAGAACTCCATTAATGGTAGCTAACGTACCTTACGGATCTATATTATCTGTAAAACCAGGTGATAAAGTGAAGAAAGGTGATACAATCTGTAGATGGGATCCGTATAACGCGGTTATCATTGCTGAAACTTCAGGTAAGGTAGAATACGAGGATATCATCCAGGGTATTTCATTCCAGCTTGAAATTGACGAACAAACAGGATTCGAAGAGAAAGTAATCTCTGAATCCAGAAATAAGAAAGCCGTACCTACCCTGAAAGTGGTAGACTCTAAAGGAGTTGAGCAAAAAGCTTACAACTTACCGGTAGGAGCCCACTTAATGGTTAACGATGGTGAAAAAATTAAGGCTGGTAAAGTCTTAATCAAGATCCCAAGAAAATCTGCAAAAGCAGGGGATATCACCGGAGGTCTTCCGAGAGTTACCGAATTATTCGAAGCAAGAAACCCTTCAAACCCAGCGGTTGTTACTGAAATCGACGGGGTAGTTTCTTACGGAAAAATCAAGAGAGGTAACCGTGAACTTATTGTTGAGGCTAAAACCGGAGAAAGAAAAATTTACTTAGTAAAACTTTCTAACCAGATTCTTGTTCAGGAGAATGACTTCGTAAGAGCAGGTTCTCCACTTTCTGACGGTTCTATCACACCGGAAGATATCTTGAGAATTAAAGGTCCAACAGCCGTTCAGGAATACTTAGTAAACGAAATTCAGGAAGTTTACCGTCTACAGGGGGTAAAAATCGATGATAAGCACTTCGAAATTATCGTAAGACAAATGATGACGAAAGTATCTATCGTAGATGGAGGTGATACTCAATTCCTTGAAGGAGCTCTTGAACATAAGTATGACTTCCTGGAAGAAAACAACAGAGTATTCGGTCTTAAAGTAGTAGTAGATGCTGGTGATTCTAAAGAATTCAAGCCAGGTCAGATGATTACTGCAAGAGAATTAAGAGACGAAAACTCTAAGTTGAAGCGTGAAGATTTAGCATTGGTAGAAGTAAGAGAAGCTCTTCCTGCTACGGCAACTCCGGTACTGCAAGGTATTACAAGAGCAGCCCTTCAGACTAAGTCATTCATGTCGGCAGCATCATTCCAGGAAACAACTAAAGTTCTTAACGAAGCAGCAGTTGCTGGTAAGATAGACGATCTTAACGGTCTTAAAGAAAATGTAATTGTAGGACACAGAATCCCTGCAGGTACAGGTCTTAAAGAGTATCAGAACGTTATTGTAGGTTCTAAGAAAGAATTCGAAGACCTTAACTAA